One stretch of Kiritimatiellaceae bacterium DNA includes these proteins:
- the plsX gene encoding phosphate acyltransferase PlsX, which yields MRIAIDAMGGDFAPREIVKGAVEAARGLSGIEKLFLVGDETAIKAELALYGKIPACIEIRHASEVVEMGDSPALALRRKKDSSIMRSVELVKAGEADAIYSAGSTGAAVGASQLRLRTMDKVDRPAIATVMPSIKGPFVLLDAGATPDCTPKMLAEFAIMGSIYAEHILNIANPRVGLMSIGEEDSKGSKSTKEAFQILEKTPLNFIGNVESHDMFEGAVDVVVCDGFVGNVVLKTAEGAAHAMIQWIKESFSASLIRKIGAGILKASGAFAELKKKTDSEAYGGAPLLGVKGICIIGHGSSSSFAVYNAIRVAGTAIEQKVNQLIEAKINEVFKDGE from the coding sequence ATGCGTATCGCAATTGATGCCATGGGCGGCGATTTCGCCCCTCGTGAGATTGTTAAAGGAGCCGTTGAGGCGGCCCGCGGTCTTTCCGGGATTGAAAAGCTGTTCCTTGTTGGCGATGAAACGGCTATTAAAGCCGAGCTCGCACTGTACGGAAAAATTCCCGCCTGCATTGAAATCCGCCACGCATCCGAAGTGGTTGAGATGGGCGACTCGCCCGCGCTGGCTTTGCGCCGCAAAAAAGACTCTTCCATCATGCGCTCCGTTGAGCTGGTTAAAGCCGGCGAGGCCGATGCGATTTATTCTGCCGGAAGCACCGGGGCGGCTGTCGGCGCCAGCCAGCTTCGTCTGCGGACGATGGATAAAGTGGATCGTCCGGCCATTGCCACCGTTATGCCTTCTATTAAAGGGCCGTTCGTCCTGCTGGACGCCGGAGCGACGCCGGACTGCACTCCGAAAATGCTGGCCGAGTTTGCTATCATGGGCAGCATCTACGCTGAGCATATTCTGAACATCGCCAATCCGCGCGTCGGCTTGATGAGTATCGGCGAAGAGGATTCCAAGGGCAGTAAATCAACCAAAGAAGCTTTCCAAATTCTGGAGAAGACGCCGCTCAATTTTATCGGCAACGTGGAAAGCCACGACATGTTCGAAGGCGCCGTTGATGTGGTGGTTTGCGACGGGTTTGTCGGCAATGTGGTTTTAAAAACCGCCGAAGGCGCCGCGCACGCCATGATTCAATGGATTAAAGAATCTTTTTCCGCGTCGCTGATCCGCAAAATCGGTGCCGGAATCCTGAAAGCCTCAGGAGCTTTCGCTGAACTGAAGAAAAAAACCGATTCGGAAGCCTATGGCGGCGCACCGCTGCTGGGCGTTAAAGGGATTTGTATCATCGGTCACGGCTCGTCGTCCTCTTTTGCTGTCTATAACGCCATTCGTGTGGCGGGCACGGCAATCGAACAGAAGGTAAATCAGCTGATTGAAGCGAAGATCAACGAGGTTTTCAAAGACGGTGAGTAA
- a CDS encoding ketoacyl-ACP synthase III yields MRTVSIIGTGTYLPEKTVTNRDLEKIVDTNDEWIYSRTGMRERRIARADQATSDLATEAAKAALADAGIGADEVDLLIVATLSPDMFFPSTACFVQDKIGAKNAYCYDLGAACSGSLYALETAKNQIACGAIETALIIGAEKMSTFVDWKDRNTCVLFGDGAGALVLRATGAKRGIMKGVFGSDGSLAHQLWTPGGGSRNPMTHEMLDRNEQYLKMEGREVYKHAVTQMTKSSLDALEKNGVTSDDIKCFIPHQANARIINAIGSRLGVEDRMFLNVEKYANTSAAALPIAIDEAVKSGQVAKGDLMLLVAFGGGFTWGANIVEWTK; encoded by the coding sequence TTGCGTACGGTTTCGATTATTGGAACCGGCACCTATCTTCCGGAAAAAACGGTGACGAACCGTGATCTGGAAAAAATCGTCGATACCAACGATGAATGGATTTATTCGCGAACCGGTATGCGCGAACGCCGGATTGCCCGGGCCGATCAGGCGACGTCCGATCTGGCAACCGAAGCCGCGAAAGCGGCGCTGGCCGATGCCGGTATCGGCGCCGACGAAGTGGATCTGCTGATCGTCGCCACGCTTTCTCCTGATATGTTTTTCCCGAGCACCGCCTGCTTCGTGCAGGATAAAATCGGTGCAAAGAACGCCTATTGCTACGACCTTGGAGCGGCCTGCTCCGGTTCACTCTATGCTCTCGAAACCGCCAAAAACCAGATCGCCTGCGGCGCGATTGAAACAGCGCTGATTATCGGCGCAGAAAAAATGAGCACGTTTGTTGACTGGAAAGACCGCAACACCTGCGTACTTTTCGGCGACGGGGCCGGCGCGTTAGTTCTTCGCGCCACCGGCGCAAAGCGCGGCATCATGAAAGGCGTGTTCGGTTCCGACGGTTCGCTGGCGCACCAGCTCTGGACTCCCGGCGGCGGATCGCGCAATCCGATGACGCACGAAATGCTCGACCGGAATGAGCAGTATTTGAAGATGGAAGGGCGCGAAGTTTATAAACACGCCGTGACCCAGATGACAAAATCCTCGCTCGACGCGCTCGAAAAGAACGGTGTCACCTCCGACGACATCAAATGTTTTATTCCGCATCAGGCCAACGCCCGCATCATCAACGCCATCGGCTCGCGTCTCGGCGTAGAAGACCGGATGTTCCTGAATGTGGAAAAATACGCCAACACCTCGGCGGCCGCTCTGCCGATCGCCATTGATGAAGCAGTCAAATCCGGGCAGGTCGCCAAAGGCGATCTGATGCTACTGGTCGCGTTCGGCGGCGGCTTCACCTGGGGCGCTAATATTGTGGAGTGGACAAAATGA
- the fabD gene encoding ACP S-malonyltransferase, with protein MKKAILFPGQGSQSVGMGRDFYDTIPECKALFEKANEVLGYDIAAICFDGPEEELKKSHNTQPAIFTVSAAAFKAMQLKKPELKFDYAAGHSLGEWGALYAAGVISFEDTLRVLKARGEFIQAACIANPGAMLAVINLDRAVLETIAAETGVTLANINSPDQIVLSGTAEGIAKAEALCKAAGAKRALPLPVAGAFHSPLMKPAADQLAGFLKTITLNEPSIPVLSNVTGKPHEGVEAIRANMIAQITGSVRWVESMQWLAAQGVTEVLECGPGKVLAGLMKRIDKNVAVSNIGAISDLEA; from the coding sequence ATGAAGAAAGCCATCCTTTTTCCCGGACAGGGCTCGCAGTCGGTCGGCATGGGCCGTGATTTCTACGACACGATTCCGGAGTGCAAAGCGCTTTTCGAAAAAGCCAACGAAGTCCTCGGCTACGACATTGCCGCGATCTGCTTCGACGGACCGGAAGAAGAGCTGAAAAAATCGCACAATACTCAGCCAGCGATTTTTACCGTTAGCGCCGCCGCCTTCAAAGCGATGCAGCTCAAAAAGCCGGAACTTAAATTTGATTATGCCGCCGGACACAGCCTTGGCGAGTGGGGCGCGCTTTACGCCGCCGGTGTAATTTCCTTTGAAGACACACTGCGCGTTCTCAAAGCGCGCGGAGAATTTATTCAGGCCGCCTGCATCGCCAATCCCGGTGCCATGCTGGCCGTTATCAATCTCGACCGCGCTGTGCTCGAAACGATCGCCGCCGAAACCGGCGTTACGCTGGCAAACATTAATTCGCCCGACCAGATTGTGCTTTCCGGAACGGCGGAAGGCATCGCCAAAGCCGAAGCGCTTTGCAAAGCCGCCGGGGCCAAACGCGCTTTGCCGCTTCCGGTTGCTGGGGCGTTCCATTCTCCACTGATGAAACCCGCTGCTGACCAGCTCGCCGGATTCCTGAAAACCATTACGCTGAATGAACCGTCCATTCCGGTTCTTTCGAATGTCACTGGTAAGCCGCATGAAGGTGTTGAGGCGATTCGCGCCAATATGATTGCTCAAATTACCGGTTCGGTGCGCTGGGTTGAGTCGATGCAGTGGCTTGCCGCACAAGGCGTTACTGAAGTGCTGGAATGCGGTCCGGGTAAAGTTCTGGCCGGTCTGATGAAGCGGATTGACAAGAACGTCGCCGTCTCTAACATAGGCGCCATTTCCGATCTGGAAGCCTGA
- the acpP gene encoding acyl carrier protein, with product MALADKVKDIIVEQLGVNADQVTPAASFIEDLGADSLDTVELVMAFEEEFGAEIPDEDAEKLTSVGAVIDYLKSKGLGE from the coding sequence ATGGCACTTGCAGACAAAGTAAAAGATATCATCGTTGAACAGCTTGGCGTAAATGCAGATCAGGTTACCCCGGCAGCATCATTCATCGAAGACCTCGGCGCCGACTCGCTCGACACCGTCGAACTCGTGATGGCTTTCGAAGAAGAATTCGGTGCGGAAATTCCGGATGAAGATGCTGAAAAGCTCACCTCCGTCGGCGCCGTCATCGACTATCTCAAGTCAAAAGGTCTTGGAGAATAA
- the fabG gene encoding 3-oxoacyl-[acyl-carrier-protein] reductase — MGQFDGKVALVTGAARGIGQAIALKLAADGADLALCDLKAEWLEETAGKVKALGRRAECYSVDVSSADGVDATVKKIEADFGKAVDVLVNNAGITKDGLIMRMSEADWDAVMNVNLKGVFLFTKAAMRGMMKQRSGSIVNIASIIGLIGNPGQANYAASKGAVISFTKTVAKELSSRNVRCNAVAPGFIRTKMTDALSEEVQQKMLANIPLGRFGDPEDVANVVAFLAGDASGYVTGQVISTCGGMVM; from the coding sequence ATGGGACAGTTTGATGGAAAAGTTGCATTGGTAACCGGAGCCGCCCGCGGTATCGGTCAGGCGATTGCGTTGAAGCTTGCCGCCGATGGCGCCGATCTCGCGCTTTGCGATCTCAAAGCCGAGTGGCTCGAAGAAACCGCCGGAAAAGTCAAAGCGCTTGGTCGCCGTGCGGAGTGCTACAGCGTGGACGTCAGCAGTGCCGACGGCGTGGACGCCACAGTCAAAAAAATCGAAGCCGACTTCGGCAAAGCGGTAGATGTTCTGGTAAACAATGCGGGGATTACCAAAGATGGTCTGATCATGCGTATGAGCGAAGCCGACTGGGATGCCGTGATGAACGTGAATCTTAAAGGCGTGTTCCTCTTCACCAAAGCCGCAATGCGCGGCATGATGAAGCAGCGTTCCGGCAGTATCGTCAACATCGCCTCGATCATCGGCCTCATCGGCAACCCCGGCCAGGCCAATTATGCGGCCTCCAAGGGCGCGGTGATCTCGTTCACCAAGACCGTGGCCAAAGAACTTTCCAGCCGTAACGTCCGCTGTAACGCGGTTGCCCCCGGCTTTATCCGTACGAAAATGACGGACGCGCTTTCAGAAGAGGTGCAGCAAAAAATGCTCGCCAATATCCCGCTGGGCCGCTTCGGCGACCCTGAAGACGTGGCCAATGTGGTCGCTTTCCTGGCGGGGGACGCCTCAGGTTATGTCACCGGACAGGTGATTTCGACTTGCGGCGGCATGGTTATGTAG